One window of the Tachyglossus aculeatus isolate mTacAcu1 chromosome 12, mTacAcu1.pri, whole genome shotgun sequence genome contains the following:
- the CASP6 gene encoding caspase-6 isoform X1 gives MMEIDGFYSRETLDPAAKYKMEYKRRGVALIFNHERFYWQLKLPERRGTRADRENLTRRLSALGFEVKCFDDLKAEEVMLKIHEASSSNHADADCFLCVFLSHGLGNHVYAYDGKIDIPEITSMFKGDQCRSLVGKPKIFIFQACRGEEHDVGVVPLDVLDSKMSEQDVNETEVDAASVYTLPAGADFLMCYSVAEGYYSHRETVNGSWYVQDLCEMLGRYGSSLEFTELLTLVNRKVSYRRVDFCNNPRAIGKKQIPCFASMLTKKLHFLPKAQ, from the exons ATGATGGAAATCGATGGCTTTTACAGTCG TGAAACGCTGGATCCAGCGGCTAAATACAAGATGGAGTATAAGCGGAGAGGGGTTGCTTTGATCTTCAATCACGAGCGGTTCTACTGGCAGTTGAAACTGCCAGAAAGACGCGGCACCAGGGCGGACCGAGAAAATCTAACTCGCAG GCTTTCAGCTCTTGGATTTGAAGTGAAGTGTTTTGATGATCTTAAAGCTGAAGAAGTAATGCTGAAAATTCATGAGG CATCCAGCTCTAACCATGCAGACGCCGACTGCTTCTTGTGCGTATTCCTGAGTCACGGCCTAGGAAACCACGTCTACGCCTATGACGGCAAAATTGACATTCCAGAGATTACGAGCATGTTCAAGGGAGACCAGTGCCGGAGCTTGGTAGGAAAGCCCAAGATATTTATCTTTCAG GCCTGTCGGGGAGAAGAACACGATGTGGGAGTTGTGCCCCTGGACGTCCTAGACAGTAAGATGAGCGAGCAGGACGTAAATGAAACGGAAGTTGACGCTGCCTCGGTTTACACGTTGCCGGCTGGAGCCGACTTCCTCATGTGTTATTCCGTCGCAGAAG GTTACTATTCTCACCGTGAGACCGTCAACGGCTCCTGGTACGTTCAAGATCTGTGTGAGATGCTGGGAAGGTACGGCTCCTCTTTGGAGTtcacagaactcctcaccttggtGAACAGGAAGGTGTCTTACCGCAGGGTGGATTTCTGCAACAACCCGAGGGCAATTGGAAAGAAGCAAATTCCTTGCTTCGCCTCAATGCTAACTAAAAAGTTGCATTTCCTTCCTAAAGCTCAGtaa
- the CASP6 gene encoding caspase-6 isoform X2 — translation MLKIHEASSSNHADADCFLCVFLSHGLGNHVYAYDGKIDIPEITSMFKGDQCRSLVGKPKIFIFQACRGEEHDVGVVPLDVLDSKMSEQDVNETEVDAASVYTLPAGADFLMCYSVAEGYYSHRETVNGSWYVQDLCEMLGRYGSSLEFTELLTLVNRKVSYRRVDFCNNPRAIGKKQIPCFASMLTKKLHFLPKAQ, via the exons ATGCTGAAAATTCATGAGG CATCCAGCTCTAACCATGCAGACGCCGACTGCTTCTTGTGCGTATTCCTGAGTCACGGCCTAGGAAACCACGTCTACGCCTATGACGGCAAAATTGACATTCCAGAGATTACGAGCATGTTCAAGGGAGACCAGTGCCGGAGCTTGGTAGGAAAGCCCAAGATATTTATCTTTCAG GCCTGTCGGGGAGAAGAACACGATGTGGGAGTTGTGCCCCTGGACGTCCTAGACAGTAAGATGAGCGAGCAGGACGTAAATGAAACGGAAGTTGACGCTGCCTCGGTTTACACGTTGCCGGCTGGAGCCGACTTCCTCATGTGTTATTCCGTCGCAGAAG GTTACTATTCTCACCGTGAGACCGTCAACGGCTCCTGGTACGTTCAAGATCTGTGTGAGATGCTGGGAAGGTACGGCTCCTCTTTGGAGTtcacagaactcctcaccttggtGAACAGGAAGGTGTCTTACCGCAGGGTGGATTTCTGCAACAACCCGAGGGCAATTGGAAAGAAGCAAATTCCTTGCTTCGCCTCAATGCTAACTAAAAAGTTGCATTTCCTTCCTAAAGCTCAGtaa
- the PLA2G12A gene encoding group XIIA secretory phospholipase A2, which produces MMGGRPLLQAGLPTAVMMRMRMGMMMRMVVMMMMMMVAGQEPPTPDWRLTLKTIRNGVHRIDAYLNLALDLLGGEDGLCRHQCPPGSKPFPRYGYKPSPPNGCGSPLFGVNFDVGIPSVTRCCNHHDRCYDTCGRSKGDCDEEFQVCLSKICREVQKTLGLSQNLQACESTMELLFDGVIHLGCKPYLDSQRAACTCLAEPKTDL; this is translated from the exons ATGATGGGGGGTCGCCCCCTCCTCCAGGCGGGCCTCCCGACGGCGgttatgatgaggatgaggatggggatgatgatgaggatggtggtgatgatgatgatgatgatggtggcgggCCAGGAGCCCCCGACCCCCGACTGGAGGCTGACCCTGAAGACCATCCGCAATGGCGTCCATCGCATCGACGCCTATCTCAAcctggccctggacctgctgggcGGGGAGGACGGCCTCTGCCGACACCAGTGCCCGCCtg GCTCTAAGCCTTTCCCTCGCTACGGTTATAAACCTTCCCCTCCAAATGGATGTGGATCACCATTATTTGGTGTTAAT TTTGACGTGGGCATCCCCTCGGTGACTCGATGCTGCAACCATCACGACCGATGCTACGACACCTGTGGCAGAAGCAAGGGTGACTGCGACGAGGAGTTCCAGGTCTGCCTCTCCAAGATCTGCCGGGAGGTACAGAAGACGCTGGGACTCTCCCAGAACCTGCAAG CATGCGAATCGACtatggagcttttgtttgatggcGTGATACACTTAGGCTGCAAGCCCTACCTGGACAGCCAAAGAGCCGCCTGTACGTGTCTCGCCGAACCAAAGACCGACCTTTAA